The Blautia hydrogenotrophica DSM 10507 genome window below encodes:
- a CDS encoding MFS transporter produces the protein MEKKLTVRESFRLGKGWYLMIFAILAMMVTNAGVNDGLNVALPEIAAGAGLDYELCLSMGTVAGFVGVIMMFVIAKFRDRFGGRKVSAVLFIIFGLTFYFLFLRAENIVMYAVSQCIMVSCGQGCFYLCTGPMQSDWFPKKRGVVNGISTIGANIGTAVLAPLMTVLLTMAQYKTSLSVFAVAAVLLGVFAWVFLRDTPQEAGVYPDNVTKEVYEKEYRKIAGQAAYVSNWTVPKMLKCKEVWLTAMVPGFITLGLLGVITQFVQRNISLGLSGKVAIGAMTAAGLIGILGSYTIGYLDTKIGTKRACMIYCGIFALGIFFNLLAAFWLPFVYLSIFIVGFSLGGSTNMSLSFPASVFGVLDYPKVNGVIFPINYCIGCLNFLVNAVVMKITGSLTGAYIVYMCLFLVNILIVARTEEGKWDKLKHPELMEK, from the coding sequence ATGGAGAAAAAATTAACGGTCCGGGAGAGTTTCCGTCTCGGAAAAGGTTGGTATTTGATGATTTTTGCGATCTTGGCAATGATGGTGACGAATGCGGGTGTAAACGACGGGTTAAATGTGGCGCTACCAGAGATTGCAGCAGGAGCGGGTTTGGATTATGAATTGTGTCTGAGTATGGGGACCGTGGCAGGTTTTGTGGGCGTAATTATGATGTTTGTCATTGCGAAATTCCGTGACCGGTTTGGCGGAAGAAAAGTCAGCGCGGTGCTGTTTATCATTTTTGGACTGACATTTTATTTTTTGTTTTTACGGGCGGAGAATATTGTAATGTACGCTGTCAGCCAGTGTATCATGGTAAGCTGCGGGCAGGGCTGTTTTTATCTGTGCACAGGCCCTATGCAGTCCGACTGGTTTCCCAAAAAACGCGGTGTGGTAAATGGAATCAGCACCATCGGAGCGAATATCGGCACGGCAGTACTGGCTCCGCTTATGACAGTGCTTTTGACGATGGCGCAGTATAAGACGAGTTTATCGGTGTTTGCGGTGGCCGCGGTGCTGCTGGGCGTGTTTGCGTGGGTATTTCTACGGGATACTCCCCAGGAGGCGGGTGTTTATCCGGACAATGTGACGAAGGAAGTATACGAAAAAGAGTACCGGAAGATCGCCGGACAGGCTGCCTATGTCAGCAACTGGACGGTTCCCAAGATGCTCAAATGTAAAGAGGTGTGGCTGACGGCCATGGTGCCTGGATTTATCACCTTGGGGCTTTTGGGAGTCATTACCCAGTTCGTACAGCGCAACATCTCTCTTGGGCTGTCCGGGAAAGTGGCCATCGGTGCCATGACGGCGGCAGGGCTGATAGGAATCTTAGGCAGCTATACGATTGGTTATCTGGACACGAAGATCGGAACCAAAAGAGCTTGTATGATCTACTGCGGAATTTTTGCTCTTGGAATCTTCTTTAACCTGCTGGCCGCTTTTTGGCTGCCATTTGTCTATCTTTCGATTTTTATTGTAGGATTCTCCCTTGGAGGCAGCACGAATATGTCCTTATCTTTTCCGGCTTCTGTCTTTGGAGTGCTGGATTATCCGAAGGTTAACGGTGTGATTTTCCCTATCAATTACTGTATCGGATGCCTTAACTTTTTGGTGAATGCGGTGGTTATGAAAATCACTGGAAGTCTGACAGGGGCTTATATTGTGTATATGTGCTTATTTCTGGTAAACATCCTGATTGTGGCGAGGACAGAAGAAGGAAAATGGGACAAATTAAAACATCCGGAATTGATGGAAAAATGA
- a CDS encoding FGGY-family carbohydrate kinase, with protein sequence MSQRYIISVDQSTQGTKALLFDESGSLIKRADKSHRQIVNEKGWVSHDPMEIYENTITVVKNLMEESGIDPAQVVCAGISNQRETSLAWDKVTGEPLGQAIVWQCARATKLCERVEKNGNAERIRQATGIPLSPYFPASKIAWILENVDGAAEKAQKGQICHGTVDSWLIYKLTGGKSYKTDYSNASRTQLFNIFELRWDEEVCRMFGIDPANMAQVCDSDSDFGETDFEGTLPHPVPIHGVLGDSHGSLFGQGCLHSGMTKSTYGTGSSIMMNIGETPVLSSHGVVTSLAWKIGGKVNYVLEGNLNYTGAVITWLKDDLKLIQSPAETEDLARKAVSDDSLYLVPAFSGLGAPYWDSHAAASIVGMTRTTGKAELVRAGVECIAYQITDIVRAMSEDAGVKVGELRVDGGPTRNSYLMQFQSDIADAGVQVPDSEELSGIGPAYAAGLALGVWGQEIFCKLKRTKYEPQMEKEVRERKYQGWKKAVRTVLTK encoded by the coding sequence ATGTCACAGAGATATATCATCAGCGTAGATCAGAGCACCCAGGGGACGAAGGCGCTTCTGTTCGATGAGAGTGGGAGTCTGATAAAGAGGGCGGATAAGTCTCACCGTCAAATTGTCAATGAGAAAGGATGGGTTTCCCATGATCCCATGGAGATTTATGAGAACACCATCACCGTGGTGAAAAATCTGATGGAAGAGTCAGGAATTGACCCGGCTCAGGTGGTCTGCGCGGGAATCAGCAATCAAAGAGAGACTTCTCTGGCCTGGGACAAAGTCACCGGAGAACCTCTAGGACAGGCAATTGTCTGGCAGTGTGCTAGGGCGACCAAGCTCTGCGAGCGTGTGGAAAAGAACGGAAATGCTGAGAGAATCCGTCAGGCTACGGGGATTCCGCTGTCTCCCTATTTTCCAGCGTCGAAGATTGCCTGGATTCTGGAAAATGTGGATGGAGCGGCCGAAAAGGCACAGAAAGGGCAGATTTGCCATGGAACTGTGGATAGCTGGCTGATTTATAAGCTGACAGGTGGAAAATCCTACAAGACGGACTATTCCAATGCCTCCCGCACGCAACTGTTCAACATCTTTGAGCTGAGATGGGATGAGGAAGTATGCAGGATGTTTGGGATTGACCCTGCCAACATGGCGCAGGTATGCGACTCGGATTCTGATTTTGGAGAGACGGACTTTGAGGGAACGCTGCCGCATCCGGTGCCCATTCACGGGGTGCTGGGAGACTCCCATGGTTCTCTGTTCGGGCAGGGCTGCCTGCACTCAGGAATGACGAAGTCCACCTACGGAACCGGTTCCTCGATCATGATGAATATCGGTGAGACTCCGGTGCTGAGCAGCCATGGGGTTGTGACTTCCCTGGCCTGGAAGATCGGCGGAAAGGTGAACTATGTGCTGGAAGGCAATCTCAATTATACAGGTGCGGTCATCACCTGGTTGAAAGATGATTTGAAGCTGATACAGTCCCCGGCGGAGACGGAGGATTTGGCGAGGAAGGCGGTTTCTGACGATTCCTTGTATCTGGTTCCAGCGTTTTCGGGACTGGGCGCTCCTTATTGGGACAGTCATGCGGCAGCCTCTATTGTGGGTATGACCAGGACGACTGGGAAAGCCGAACTGGTTCGGGCAGGAGTGGAATGTATCGCCTACCAGATCACCGATATTGTTCGGGCCATGAGCGAGGACGCTGGCGTCAAGGTGGGAGAACTGCGGGTGGATGGAGGCCCCACAAGGAATTCCTATCTGATGCAGTTTCAAAGTGATATCGCCGATGCGGGGGTACAGGTTCCGGATTCAGAGGAACTGTCCGGCATTGGCCCCGCTTATGCGGCAGGGCTGGCTCTGGGCGTATGGGGACAGGAAATTTTCTGTAAATTGAAACGCACGAAGTATGAGCCTCAGATGGAAAAGGAAGTCAGAGAGAGAAAGTACCAGGGCTGGAAAAAGGCCGTGAGAACTGTGCTGACGAAATAG
- a CDS encoding D-ribose ABC transporter substrate-binding protein: MKVKKLLAGLLTAAMIGTMMMGCSSSEEASTEGDASAETTQAAEETTEETAEEAEVLPGGGSNIIYVITPSVSNPAFKTEADTATAKAEELGYEVKAASHDDDPTKQTELFDNAIADKAAAIICDNAGADATVEAVRKAREAGIPTFLIDREINEEGVAISQIVANNYQGAKAIAEKWVEAMGEKGKYAELLGKESDTNAGVRSSAFHEVIDQYPDLEMVAQQTANWEKTEAYEKMEAIIQANPDLDGVICGNDTMLEGVCAALAAHDMTLPVIGVDGSDEAAALIKSGQATGTALQQFALIAEMAVEQADQYLKEGTTGQEEKQLVDCIAITADNVDNLQTFVYTEK; this comes from the coding sequence ATGAAAGTCAAAAAATTATTAGCCGGACTTTTGACAGCAGCTATGATCGGCACTATGATGATGGGATGCTCTTCATCTGAGGAGGCAAGTACAGAGGGTGATGCGTCTGCTGAGACCACGCAGGCAGCAGAAGAAACAACAGAAGAAACAGCAGAGGAAGCAGAAGTACTGCCGGGAGGTGGTTCCAACATTATCTATGTCATCACACCTTCTGTATCCAACCCGGCGTTTAAGACCGAGGCTGACACAGCGACAGCAAAGGCAGAGGAGCTGGGCTATGAAGTAAAAGCCGCTTCCCATGATGACGACCCGACGAAACAGACAGAGCTGTTTGACAATGCGATCGCTGATAAGGCAGCAGCAATTATTTGTGACAACGCAGGTGCAGATGCGACGGTAGAAGCTGTACGAAAAGCAAGAGAAGCGGGAATTCCGACTTTCTTAATCGACCGTGAGATCAACGAAGAAGGCGTGGCAATTTCCCAGATCGTAGCAAACAACTATCAAGGCGCAAAAGCCATTGCCGAGAAATGGGTAGAGGCAATGGGTGAAAAAGGAAAATACGCGGAACTGTTGGGGAAAGAGTCTGACACCAACGCTGGCGTTCGTTCTTCTGCATTCCATGAAGTGATTGACCAGTATCCGGACCTGGAAATGGTAGCTCAGCAGACTGCAAACTGGGAAAAGACAGAGGCATATGAGAAGATGGAAGCAATCATCCAGGCAAATCCAGATCTTGACGGTGTCATCTGTGGTAACGATACTATGTTAGAGGGTGTATGTGCGGCTTTGGCAGCTCATGACATGACCCTTCCGGTTATCGGTGTGGATGGCTCTGACGAAGCGGCAGCTCTGATTAAATCTGGACAGGCTACCGGTACCGCTCTTCAGCAGTTCGCACTGATTGCGGAGATGGCAGTAGAGCAGGCAGATCAGTACCTGAAAGAAGGAACCACAGGACAGGAAGAAAAACAGCTTGTGGACTGTATCGCAATTACAGCAGACAACGTAGATAATCTGCAGACATTCGTTTATACCGAAAAATAA
- the rbsD gene encoding D-ribose pyranase, with amino-acid sequence MKKRGIINAQLSGLIAGLGHKDTFMIADGGMPIPKGVTIVDLALCGGVPTFQQVMDAVLEEVEVEFYTLAEEITENNPKLLCYIREKLQGVDSEMVSHVQLKEMSKDLKFAIRTGEFTPYPNMILRAGVAF; translated from the coding sequence ATGAAAAAAAGAGGAATTATCAACGCGCAGCTGTCCGGGCTGATTGCAGGACTGGGACATAAGGATACCTTCATGATTGCGGATGGCGGAATGCCAATTCCCAAAGGGGTGACGATTGTGGACCTGGCTCTTTGCGGGGGAGTTCCCACTTTTCAGCAGGTGATGGACGCAGTGTTAGAGGAGGTAGAGGTGGAGTTTTACACTCTGGCAGAAGAGATCACAGAGAATAATCCGAAACTCCTCTGCTATATTCGGGAGAAACTTCAAGGGGTGGATAGCGAGATGGTCAGTCACGTACAGCTCAAAGAGATGTCAAAAGATTTAAAGTTCGCCATCCGTACTGGGGAGTTCACACCGTATCCAAATATGATACTCAGGGCGGGTGTTGCATTCTAG
- a CDS encoding DUF2291 domain-containing protein, whose amino-acid sequence MKKQIVALGLAVALAASATFTGCGIVKVVKIGEEGKYTGEVEFNAGDDVAAIWESSALPELNEKAMDLKEFLTQSNGDFTALAEEHGKYSMGTSGELSYVVKGTGTVEEVNTESQAGYMKIKLDDYNGTEEVKIQIGPVYRGSSIRDSLSFLKFGDYTNQEDWAAVSQSINQVVAETVVEPADPSSLEGKSVSFVGAFTVSTGSTEVLITPVVLEAN is encoded by the coding sequence ATGAAGAAGCAAATCGTAGCACTGGGCCTGGCAGTGGCACTCGCCGCTTCAGCGACGTTTACCGGGTGCGGGATCGTGAAAGTAGTAAAAATCGGAGAAGAAGGAAAATATACCGGAGAAGTGGAATTTAATGCCGGAGACGACGTGGCGGCGATCTGGGAGTCGTCTGCGCTGCCGGAGTTGAATGAAAAAGCCATGGATTTGAAAGAATTCCTGACACAGTCCAACGGGGATTTCACTGCCTTGGCCGAGGAACATGGCAAGTATTCCATGGGAACTTCCGGAGAGCTGAGCTATGTAGTGAAGGGAACCGGAACCGTCGAGGAAGTCAATACAGAATCCCAGGCCGGATATATGAAGATAAAACTGGATGACTATAACGGAACCGAGGAAGTAAAGATTCAAATCGGGCCGGTGTACAGAGGCTCTTCCATTCGTGATTCTTTAAGCTTCCTGAAGTTCGGAGATTACACAAACCAGGAAGACTGGGCGGCTGTTTCTCAGAGCATCAACCAGGTTGTCGCCGAGACCGTAGTGGAGCCGGCGGATCCAAGCTCTCTGGAAGGCAAAAGCGTATCCTTTGTGGGAGCCTTCACGGTATCCACCGGAAGTACAGAAGTATTGATTACCCCAGTTGTTCTGGAAGCAAACTAA
- a CDS encoding transketolase family protein, protein MSKIANKQKICEVLMEAAKTDKDIVALCSDSRGSASFTPFAEQYPEQFVETGIAEQNLVSISAGLAKCGKKPYAVSPACFLSTRSYEQCKIDAAYSNTNVKLIGISGGISYGALGMSHHSAQDIAAMAAIPNMRVYLPSDHLQTECLMKALLKDEKPAYIRVGRNAVDPVYEEGKVPFEMDKATVVTEGKDAVIVACGEMVKPAADAAKLLEAEGIRVTVLDMYCVKPLDKDAIVKAAKNAKLVVTAEEHSPFGGLGSMVSQVVGRECPKKVVNLSLPDAPVITGTSKEVFDYYGLNAQGIAKTVKENM, encoded by the coding sequence ATGTCTAAGATTGCAAATAAACAAAAGATTTGTGAAGTGTTGATGGAGGCGGCAAAGACGGACAAAGATATCGTGGCTCTTTGTAGTGATTCTAGAGGAAGTGCGTCGTTTACCCCATTTGCAGAGCAGTATCCTGAGCAGTTCGTGGAGACAGGAATTGCGGAGCAGAACCTGGTGAGCATCTCCGCGGGATTGGCGAAATGCGGCAAAAAACCGTATGCGGTGTCTCCGGCTTGCTTTTTATCCACGAGAAGCTATGAACAGTGCAAAATTGACGCTGCCTACTCCAACACCAACGTGAAACTGATTGGAATCAGCGGTGGAATCAGCTATGGGGCGCTGGGAATGAGCCATCACTCTGCACAGGATATCGCGGCGATGGCGGCGATTCCGAATATGAGAGTTTACCTTCCCAGCGACCATCTTCAGACAGAGTGTCTGATGAAAGCTCTGCTGAAGGATGAGAAGCCAGCTTATATCCGGGTGGGGCGTAATGCGGTAGACCCGGTATACGAGGAGGGAAAGGTTCCCTTTGAGATGGACAAGGCTACAGTAGTGACAGAAGGAAAGGACGCAGTGATTGTCGCCTGTGGAGAGATGGTAAAACCGGCAGCGGATGCTGCTAAGCTGTTGGAGGCAGAGGGAATCCGTGTCACCGTTTTGGATATGTACTGTGTGAAGCCTTTGGACAAAGATGCAATCGTGAAAGCAGCCAAGAATGCGAAATTGGTGGTGACGGCAGAAGAGCACTCACCGTTTGGCGGCCTGGGTTCCATGGTGAGCCAGGTGGTAGGAAGGGAATGCCCGAAAAAAGTGGTGAATTTGTCTTTGCCGGATGCTCCGGTGATCACAGGGACCTCCAAAGAAGTCTTTGACTATTATGGATTGAATGCACAGGGAATCGCGAAGACCGTAAAAGAGAACATGTAA
- a CDS encoding ribokinase, whose amino-acid sequence MKVLNFGSLNLDYVYSVDHMVTPGETLASYGMNVFCGGKGLNQSIALAKAGVEVYHAGLIGEEGEILLKTCQEGGVDSRYIRKTTEKSGHTIIQVDKDGQNCILLYGGANQSITREYVDEVLSHFEKGDILLLQNEINLLDYIINQAYEKGMMIILNPSPYNEKLDSCDFKKISMLLLNEVEGAQVTGEKDEKKILVRLKELYPDMQVVLTLGKDGSVYQYKDQVYRQGIFSVQAVDTTAAGDTFTGYFISSILEGMPVDEGLKLAAKASAIAVSREGATASIPVKAEVESVDW is encoded by the coding sequence ATGAAAGTCTTAAATTTTGGCTCACTGAATCTGGATTATGTATATTCCGTCGACCATATGGTGACGCCGGGGGAAACTCTGGCGTCTTATGGTATGAACGTATTCTGCGGGGGAAAGGGACTGAATCAGTCTATCGCGTTGGCGAAGGCAGGAGTGGAGGTATACCATGCCGGTTTGATCGGGGAGGAAGGAGAGATCCTATTGAAAACCTGTCAGGAGGGCGGTGTAGATTCCAGGTATATCCGGAAGACCACGGAGAAATCCGGTCACACCATCATACAGGTGGATAAGGATGGACAGAACTGTATTCTGCTGTACGGAGGAGCGAATCAGAGCATAACCAGAGAGTATGTGGACGAGGTGCTGTCTCATTTTGAGAAAGGGGATATTCTGCTTTTGCAAAATGAGATCAATCTGCTGGACTATATCATCAACCAGGCCTATGAAAAGGGAATGATGATTATTCTGAATCCTTCGCCTTATAATGAGAAGCTTGACAGCTGCGATTTCAAAAAAATTTCCATGCTTCTTCTCAACGAGGTGGAAGGAGCACAGGTGACAGGAGAGAAGGATGAGAAAAAGATTTTGGTCCGTTTAAAGGAGCTGTACCCGGATATGCAGGTGGTACTGACCCTGGGAAAAGACGGTTCTGTATATCAGTACAAAGATCAGGTATATCGTCAGGGAATCTTCTCAGTACAGGCAGTAGATACGACGGCGGCGGGAGACACCTTCACCGGATATTTTATCTCCTCTATCTTGGAGGGAATGCCCGTGGATGAAGGGCTTAAACTGGCAGCGAAGGCGTCTGCAATCGCGGTATCCAGGGAAGGAGCGACCGCTTCGATTCCCGTAAAAGCGGAGGTAGAAAGTGTGGACTGGTAG
- a CDS encoding ABC transporter permease, with protein sequence MAAKTKSGNNQLAMTLLKGRTFIVLIVLLIFFSVAADNFLTANALLTVAKHVALYGILAIGMTYVIITGGIDLSVGSVVGLAGMIAGGLIQQGLTLKMFGVTLYFSVPMVVIITAIIGALLGAINGIVITKFKVAPFIATLGTMYIWRGFANLRSDGATFSELAGKEGLGNTGFEFFGRNLGGTGIPVGVIILAIIAVIAGILLKKTPFGWHVLSVGGNEKAAGLSGIKVDRVKIWVYTFSGFCSAIVGIIATSQLVSAHPATGDTWEMNAIAAAVLGGTSMAGGVGNIGGTVVGAFVIGVINDGMTMCGVTEFWQKVIRGLVIILAVIIDQVQRNMQAKMALQARNENK encoded by the coding sequence ATGGCAGCGAAAACAAAATCAGGGAATAATCAACTGGCGATGACCCTCTTAAAGGGCAGAACCTTCATCGTGTTAATTGTATTATTGATCTTTTTCAGTGTGGCAGCAGATAACTTCTTGACTGCAAACGCACTTTTGACTGTTGCGAAGCACGTGGCACTGTACGGTATTCTCGCAATTGGTATGACCTATGTCATCATCACCGGCGGCATCGACCTGTCTGTAGGTTCTGTCGTTGGTCTGGCCGGCATGATCGCGGGTGGTCTGATTCAGCAGGGGCTGACCTTGAAAATGTTCGGCGTGACACTGTATTTCAGTGTTCCTATGGTTGTTATCATTACAGCAATCATCGGAGCACTTCTGGGAGCGATCAACGGTATCGTCATCACGAAATTTAAAGTTGCTCCGTTTATCGCGACTCTGGGTACGATGTATATCTGGAGAGGTTTTGCAAACTTGAGATCGGACGGTGCGACGTTTTCGGAGCTGGCCGGAAAAGAAGGACTTGGGAATACCGGATTTGAATTTTTCGGACGAAATCTGGGCGGAACCGGAATTCCGGTAGGTGTTATCATTCTAGCGATTATTGCAGTGATTGCAGGCATTTTGTTAAAGAAAACTCCGTTTGGATGGCATGTATTGTCTGTGGGCGGTAATGAGAAGGCGGCAGGCCTGTCCGGTATCAAGGTAGACAGAGTGAAGATCTGGGTATATACCTTCTCAGGCTTCTGTTCCGCGATCGTAGGTATCATCGCGACCTCTCAGTTGGTATCCGCGCATCCAGCAACCGGAGATACCTGGGAGATGAACGCTATCGCAGCGGCAGTACTTGGCGGAACCTCCATGGCAGGCGGTGTGGGCAACATCGGCGGTACCGTAGTCGGTGCTTTCGTGATTGGTGTCATCAATGATGGTATGACCATGTGTGGTGTCACAGAGTTCTGGCAGAAAGTTATCCGTGGACTCGTGATTATTTTGGCAGTTATCATTGACCAGGTACAGAGAAATATGCAGGCAAAGATGGCTTTGCAGGCACGCAACGAGAACAAGTAA
- a CDS encoding sugar ABC transporter ATP-binding protein, producing the protein MGEMYKCRDDVFLHAEKISKIYPGTKALDQVSFDLLKGKVNVLIGENGAGKSTLMKMIAGIEQPNEGKMYIGDQEVYFKNTTEARKHGIGIIHQELSLFPNLNVYQNIYMNKEKTKGKMVLDDKKHMEGAKKVLERLEHPLDLHTKVGELRVGQQQMIEIARNLVEDDLKVLIMDEPTSSLSQQEVQVLFKIMRELTASGISIVYISHRLEEIMEIGDHVTILRDGKYVADADVKDIDVPWIVHQMTGGEKSYPKRDREVDWSKVENVLEVKNLCLPKAGGGYLVDHLNFELKKGEVLGIYGLMGAGRSEVFECIMGLHPEHTGDIYLEGKKLKIKSVSQQIDNGFALIPEDRQAQGLVQTLDIEKNCSLSAMKRYKKGIFLDHKKEGQKVDEQISDIHIKVADKKLPILSLSGGNQQKVVIGKGLLTEPKILLMDEPSRGIDIGAKTEVFDIINQYAEKGLSIIVISSELQEIVAIADRVIVLSNGLKTGEFYGSEIQQDTLVLASYKGHHQKEEREN; encoded by the coding sequence ATGGGTGAGATGTATAAATGCAGAGACGATGTATTTCTCCATGCAGAAAAGATAAGTAAGATCTATCCCGGTACCAAAGCATTAGATCAGGTATCTTTTGATCTTTTAAAGGGAAAGGTAAACGTGCTGATCGGTGAGAACGGTGCCGGAAAATCCACACTGATGAAAATGATAGCTGGAATCGAGCAGCCCAATGAAGGCAAGATGTACATCGGAGACCAGGAGGTCTACTTCAAGAATACGACAGAGGCCAGGAAGCATGGGATTGGTATCATACACCAGGAGCTGAGCTTGTTTCCAAATCTGAATGTATATCAGAATATTTACATGAACAAAGAAAAGACCAAGGGAAAGATGGTCTTGGACGATAAAAAACACATGGAAGGTGCCAAGAAAGTACTGGAGAGACTAGAGCACCCGTTGGACCTTCACACGAAGGTGGGAGAGTTGCGTGTTGGCCAGCAGCAGATGATCGAGATTGCCAGAAATCTGGTGGAGGATGATCTGAAGGTGCTGATTATGGATGAACCGACATCCTCTCTAAGCCAGCAGGAGGTGCAGGTGCTCTTTAAGATTATGAGAGAGTTGACCGCGTCAGGGATCTCCATTGTCTACATCTCCCACAGACTGGAAGAAATCATGGAGATCGGAGACCATGTGACGATCTTGAGAGATGGAAAATATGTGGCGGATGCCGATGTAAAAGATATCGACGTGCCGTGGATTGTACATCAGATGACCGGCGGAGAAAAATCTTATCCCAAGAGGGACCGGGAGGTCGACTGGAGCAAGGTGGAAAACGTGCTGGAAGTGAAGAATCTCTGTCTTCCCAAAGCAGGTGGCGGCTATTTGGTAGATCATCTGAATTTCGAGCTGAAAAAAGGCGAGGTGCTTGGAATTTATGGATTGATGGGGGCAGGCAGAAGCGAGGTTTTTGAGTGTATCATGGGGCTTCACCCGGAGCACACCGGTGATATTTATCTGGAAGGGAAAAAGCTGAAGATTAAATCCGTTTCCCAGCAGATCGACAATGGCTTCGCGCTGATTCCCGAGGACAGACAGGCACAGGGGCTGGTTCAGACTCTGGATATTGAGAAGAACTGTTCTCTTTCGGCAATGAAACGGTATAAAAAAGGAATTTTCCTCGACCACAAGAAGGAAGGCCAGAAGGTGGACGAGCAGATTTCTGACATACATATCAAGGTTGCGGACAAAAAGCTTCCGATTTTATCCTTGTCAGGCGGTAATCAGCAGAAGGTGGTTATCGGAAAAGGTCTCTTGACAGAGCCTAAGATTCTTCTGATGGACGAACCCAGCCGTGGAATTGATATCGGCGCGAAGACGGAGGTATTCGATATCATCAATCAATACGCAGAAAAAGGACTGTCAATTATCGTCATTTCTTCTGAGCTGCAGGAGATTGTGGCGATAGCGGACAGGGTCATCGTATTGTCAAACGGTCTGAAGACCGGAGAATTCTATGGCAGTGAGATCCAGCAGGATACACTGGTACTGGCATCCTACAAGGGCCATCACCAAAAAGAGGAAAGGGAGAATTAA